In one Chlamydia sp. BM-2023 genomic region, the following are encoded:
- the rpsU gene encoding 30S ribosomal protein S21, with translation MPSVKVRVGEPVDRALRILKKKIDKEGILKAAKSHRFYDKPSVKKRAKSKAAAKYRGR, from the coding sequence ATGCCCAGTGTTAAAGTTAGAGTTGGTGAGCCTGTAGATCGAGCTTTGAGAATTTTAAAAAAGAAAATTGACAAAGAAGGGATCTTAAAGGCTGCTAAATCACATAGGTTTTATGATAAACCTTCTGTAAAGAAACGAGCTAAATCTAAAGCCGCAGCAAAATATCGCGGTCGGTAG